A genomic region of Notamacropus eugenii isolate mMacEug1 chromosome 3, mMacEug1.pri_v2, whole genome shotgun sequence contains the following coding sequences:
- the LOC140534648 gene encoding apolipoprotein L3-like has protein sequence MDDFDEKVQFEVKMFLQDFSKIRLLLKIHIKELPLAADKIDKIHRDCTITNIVASSAGAVSGILTIAGLALAPVTVGASLALSVGGMGLGAAATVTGFFARLVDDVSELWGISQLENVEGQLRGILKTLSKSAWEIASLVKQLSETFENITLNFRALRMLTSGSIPTTAQINRTFRGTALAMTKTTRISSAVGAAVAVLWEIYAIVQYSKHLSNGAKSTTAEKLREEAQHLEEKLQELSKIYLTLLEMDT, from the coding sequence ATGGATGATTTTGATGAGAAAGTGCAGTTTGAAGTGAAAATGTTTTTGCAGGATTTTTCCAAGATCAGATTGCTACTGAAAATACATATCAAAGAGCTTCCGTTGGCTGCAGACAAAATTGACAAGATTCACAGGGATTGCACCATTACTAATATAGTAGCAAGCTCTGCTGGTGCTGTCTCAGGCATCCTGACCATAGCGGGATTGGCACTGGCACCTGTAACAGTAGGAGCAAGCTTGGCTCTCTCCGTAGGTGGGATGGGATTGGGAGCCGCAGCTACTGTCACTGGTTTTTTTGCAAGACTTGTTGATGATGTGAGTGAGTTATGGGGGATATCACAGTTAGAGAATGTTGAGGGACAGTTACGTGGTATTTTGAAAACTCTGTCTAAATCAGCATGGGAAATTGCTTCTTTAGTGAAACAGCTGAGTGAAACCTTCGAAAATATCACCCTAAACTTTCGTGCCCTCAGAATGCTCACGTCAGGCTCAATTCCTACTACTGCTCAGATCAACAGGACTTTTCGAGGCACAGCATTAGCCATGACCAAAACCACCAGGATAAGCAGTGCTGTGGGTGCAGCAGTTGCTGTTCTATGGGAAATATATGCCATAGTGCAATATTCCAAGCATTTGTCAAATGGGGCAAAGTCTACAACAGCAGAAAAATTGAGGGAGGAAGCTCAGCATTTGGAAGAGAAACTGCAGGAGCTTTCCAAGATCTACCTGACCCTGCTGGAAATGGACACTTAA